The genomic stretch TGTCTTCAAAAGGGTGGGTATTGGAGTTTGGCTGCCAAAAAGAGAAGTAAAAATGatgatagaaaatgaaatttaccAACAAAAGCTCACAGGCTGGCCACCCACCAACCATTGGCTTCATATTCATCCAACTAATGGAGAACCAAATCAAAAGTACAAAAAAAGTTGTTTAAATTGGCGTATCAAATTAGATCTATATTCACCATTTTAATCAAAGCAATGAGTTGATTGTTTAATGACTAATTGTAAGTGTAGATAAAATATCTCGACCAAGAAGGTGTTGTACATATTGGTACTATTTCAGTGATGAGATCACCACTCCATCAAAAAATGTCAGAAGGATTTTGGGTCTATGGGCTTGGTAGGAATTTTATGGTACAACAATGAGCTTAAGCCCCATTAGTATTTTTAAGTTTTGATAATTAACAACCTTTTTATTCGTAGGCATATATTGAGATTCTTGGTGTCTGATTTTTGCATTTTACTGATATTTTTTGCCTTAGAACAAcgccaattttattttattcaattgtGGCTAAAAATCGACGAAAGATATCTCTGATGCAATACGATAGTCtgggttttaataaataattcatAAAACAGAAAttgttaataatttaaaatgataCTAAGCATGTACGAGCAAGCAAAAGGCAAAGGCAAATAACACACTTCAAACACTCTAAAACAGACTGAAAAATCCCACCCTCTTCtcatcactctctctctcacttgcAATATCACAGGACAGGCTTCTTCTCAAGAACTGAATAGCAATGTCACTCTAGTAGGCATTGTCACTTTGTATTAATGCATCTATAGCAACTGTGAAGACGTACCCGTTAATCCCAGAAGCACGAGTTGGTGTTGTTTGATGCGTCCTTGCTCAACGTCCCAAGTTGTGTCACCTTAAAGTCACAGTGCCAGCCAACTCGTGCGTGTTTGATCCTTCTGAATGCACACATCAGTACTCTCTGAATGTGAGATTCAAACGACCGGCTTTTAGAAGCGTTTCATCCATAAGATATCTCGGAGCACTGTCCGCTAAAATGTTACTAACTGCATGGAAAATGTGCCTAGATTTGCCACCAAAAATCAACACATCCCCTGATTCCAGTTCAACTTTATCTGCCTTGTCGACATCCCCCTCGTCCCCAAACAGAAATTCAGCTGTGTCCCCAAGAGAGAAAGAAACTACTGGGAGTCCATCCAGTAAACTTTTCGAACTTTCATCTTTGTCCTACATGTAACAGGAACAAAATCAGTACTTCAAACAAGGGGCAAAATCAGTAGTAGTACTTTAACTATGACCCAGCAGAGTTCGGTAGACAGAATAATTTAAATTCAGTTAAGAAAAATTTTACCATCAGGAATCAGTAGGGAAAATGAATGCACAAACCTTATGAAGACCAAGCTTGCCCATCTTTGTGTAGAAATTTATGATGCATACGTTTGGAGTCATTGGAGGAAGAATATTTCTTGCTTTCAGCATCTTATTATCTGACTCTAAATGGTTATGGCACTTCTCGATTGCTCCTTTGACCAACAACTGAAACTCATCGGGAATTGGGGGAGGTTTGGTTTGATCACCAGGCCTCAGATCACCATATTCACTTTTCTCAGGATCCCAATTCTTACCAAGGCACATCATCTTCAAGTGTAACTTTGCTCCATCACGAAAACCAGGCTGGTAAAAGCCTCCAGGGCCCCTACCAAGATCTCGGCATGACTTGACCATTTTAACCTAAACACAGGTAAAGACCGAGTTATACAAAGGACTAATGCTTCAAAAATCCCCCATCATAATGTTTTCTAGTAGTCAATAATACATTCCTAAGATGAGTGCCTCCATTTTTCTAAATTTATCATTTTCTTATACATTCTGCAAGCCAGGGACAGAAAGGGCTGGCATGATGAGGTTGAATGAGCATGCTACACAATAACTGCCCTTCTTCTCTATTATGGCCAAATCATAAAGAATTAAACTAATTGTGTAGGCCCGAAAATTGCATGAAAGGTTTAAACTTTCAGCCCCATTCAATCTAATGAACTGCATTGACAAAGCAAAGCTACCTTCATCCGATGCTCAATTATATGCTAGCAATTCAAAGTATAATACTTAAGTGATATAATGTAAATACTTCAATGATTGGATAAACATAATATGTCACCTGTTCATCTAAAGATAAATGACCCTTCAAAAGAATCATGCCAGGCCTAAAAACCTTTATATTGCCTCCTTGCATTCGGAGTTCTTCTTTCCTCTTggctttatttattttgtgcagCGGGGTTTTCAGCTTCACACCACTACTCCTTCTCTCCTCACAGATATCAAACGAAAATCCATCATGCTGGGAAACAGAGCTACCAAATTTAGTTTCCCCACTAGCTCCATCAGAAGTTGTCTTCTTCCCACTTTGAACCTCAGGAGAGAATTGACAACCAACTGTCTGAGGAGACGTGAAGATGTAGTGTGATGGactgcaatttttaaaattctgaTCCCTTGATGTAATACTCATACCGCTCTCACTCAGCTTGGAGTCTGTTGGTAACGAAGGAAAGTTATTGTTGTAACATGGAACAATTGGTTCTGTTTTAGGAAAACTTTGGACTCCCTTTAAATTCCCATCTTTTGGTGGCACGTTAAGCGATCCATGAGATTCAGAACTAGGCTCACTTGGATATTCTGTTGACAACAACACATCACCAAACTTCTTCCTTACATCATCAACAGATGCTGTTTCTGTATTTCTCCTCACAATCTCGGAAGATCCACTACCGGAAGAAGCATCATCAAGATGACCTCCAGCTCCAGCCTGAAAATCGCAAAATAGAACACGTTACACGTCTAGTATGTATATTTTGATCTACTGCCACTAAGTGTGTTCAAATATAGCAAGATCATATATTGTGATAATACTTTCAAACAATTGTAACAAATGAGGTAGTCTCCACTCCAGCCACACCCCCATTGCCACATACACAAAATTCAGGATAActcatattttcaaaattttctgaaATCTAAACTATAAATGACCTAAGTTACTATATGTGTactgtctatatatatatatacacactaaATTGAACGCAACAATCAATCACAGAATTCGATGGCAACGGAGCCAGCAAAAAAAGATATCA from Salvia splendens isolate huo1 chromosome 15, SspV2, whole genome shotgun sequence encodes the following:
- the LOC121769019 gene encoding uncharacterized protein LOC121769019, whose translation is MNRGRGNNRRDRGGGGGGRQHYAAKGRSAQPTGPWVARGVAGAGGHLDDASSGSGSSEIVRRNTETASVDDVRKKFGDVLLSTEYPSEPSSESHGSLNVPPKDGNLKGVQSFPKTEPIVPCYNNNFPSLPTDSKLSESGMSITSRDQNFKNCSPSHYIFTSPQTVGCQFSPEVQSGKKTTSDGASGETKFGSSVSQHDGFSFDICEERRSSGVKLKTPLHKINKAKRKEELRMQGGNIKVFRPGMILLKGHLSLDEQVKMVKSCRDLGRGPGGFYQPGFRDGAKLHLKMMCLGKNWDPEKSEYGDLRPGDQTKPPPIPDEFQLLVKGAIEKCHNHLESDNKMLKARNILPPMTPNVCIINFYTKMGKLGLHKDKDESSKSLLDGLPVVSFSLGDTAEFLFGDEGDVDKADKVELESGDVLIFGGKSRHIFHAVSNILADSAPRYLMDETLLKAGRLNLTFREY